One Lacunisphaera limnophila DNA window includes the following coding sequences:
- the folE2 gene encoding GTP cyclohydrolase FolE2, whose amino-acid sequence MKDVQRTRDKRGIHIDQVGVSDLKYPITVLDRDNREQHTVGTFALSVDLPHHFKGTHMSRFVEVLNEHHGEITVRTIPAMLRRMHERLEAAKTHVVVEFPYFIMKTAPVSGARASIDVNCAFIAESNGNGDDFLLRVEVPVTSLCPCSKEISDYGAHNQRGKITFTVRSKRDRQGAWQLIWIEELVALAEKSASAPIYALLKRSDERHVTMQAFDNPVFVEDMVRNAGALLKADKRIAWFEVRAVNHESIHNHSAFAVVTFDRKTPVRR is encoded by the coding sequence ATGAAAGACGTCCAACGCACCCGGGACAAACGCGGCATCCATATCGACCAAGTCGGAGTCAGCGACTTGAAGTATCCGATCACGGTCCTGGACCGGGATAATCGGGAGCAGCACACGGTCGGAACGTTCGCCCTATCGGTCGATTTGCCCCACCATTTTAAGGGCACGCACATGAGTCGGTTCGTCGAGGTGCTAAACGAGCATCACGGAGAAATCACTGTGCGCACCATACCGGCCATGCTCCGGCGCATGCACGAGCGACTCGAGGCCGCGAAGACCCACGTCGTCGTGGAATTCCCCTATTTTATCATGAAGACCGCGCCCGTGTCTGGCGCCCGCGCCAGCATCGATGTCAATTGCGCCTTCATCGCAGAATCCAACGGGAATGGGGACGATTTCCTGCTTCGCGTCGAGGTCCCGGTTACCAGCCTGTGTCCTTGCTCGAAGGAGATTTCCGACTACGGAGCCCACAACCAACGCGGGAAGATCACCTTCACGGTCCGGTCGAAGCGCGACCGGCAAGGAGCCTGGCAACTCATCTGGATCGAGGAACTCGTCGCCTTGGCGGAAAAATCCGCTTCGGCTCCGATCTACGCCTTGCTCAAGCGTTCAGACGAACGGCATGTGACGATGCAGGCCTTCGACAATCCGGTGTTTGTCGAGGACATGGTGCGTAATGCGGGGGCTTTGTTGAAGGCCGACAAGCGCATCGCCTGGTTCGAGGTGCGAGCGGTCAATCATGAGAGCATACACAATCACTCCGCTTTCGCGGTGGTAACCTTCGATCGCAAGACACCTGTCCGGCGGTAG
- the dpdF gene encoding protein DpdF has product MSEFADLKRRLKVWPKETMPGTPYQNTVYERVRLALLNGSSANLGWADLAVLIRQVLRWEATNHAGIPQLTVPASAPWPSKAEWRKCGCVAYGDSGTFELEAAPWQPQWLPSDPLSAAEQQIPRRTKQTVPADPSLVTRFGRNAYLSSNQAEAVRAVMLSPPGAIRLVVLPTGAGKSLVGMAASLLGIAESGGTSVVVVPTIALAFDQVRQARELGAGIPIDAWHSGLSRLERKTIWQRMRDGQQRVIFCAPESIVSGLAETLEGLASSGQLRAFIVDEAHLIGQWGTSFRPEFQSMSALWRKLRRVCPPERRFRTLLMTATLTEDSFADIQRFFGDPEDFEVLSAVYLRQEPRYGQVRCDSAVVRTQAILEALFHAPRPAVLYVTRVEEAETWLQRCRQASWKRVGMLHGECGPLERARTLQAWNANELDLMIGTSAFGLGMDKADVRAVIHACVPETVDRFYQEVGRGGRDGNACASLLIWTEADVFDAKNLSSPQIVGAEIGFQRWQSMWASRIDTPQWPYVNLNAKRPGVKWDGERNREWNLKTLLLLARSGVLEIQSGSPPGSVQKPGEATEAYEARRQEEQIRLEAYVPVNLLQSNPTTALAWDQQVETNRGDSRSSASRNWSRMEDLLRGRRGRDDILREVYQVPGAGIHHVGEGPEDVTLSPTRKLNCEVSANLQQMMAAGAANHLFVTYAANTPQRELFTRLVESLKRLAKNGIREIALPARWRTETMWPGALPNPLNVMTKTTPENFLIVRDLDEPDPVFEGYLAVPRVSVLPPEHAPAPIPEHLYALSRPVHLIIAPEDCADRFHPGRYIGAGTPGAIRLETLLNVLRQ; this is encoded by the coding sequence ATGAGCGAATTCGCGGATCTCAAGCGTCGGCTCAAGGTATGGCCCAAGGAGACGATGCCCGGCACGCCGTATCAAAATACTGTCTATGAGCGCGTGCGCCTGGCGTTGCTCAACGGTTCCTCGGCGAACCTGGGTTGGGCCGACCTGGCGGTGTTGATCCGGCAGGTCCTGCGCTGGGAGGCGACCAATCATGCGGGCATTCCGCAACTCACGGTGCCAGCCTCTGCTCCCTGGCCGAGCAAGGCCGAGTGGCGGAAATGCGGCTGTGTGGCCTATGGAGACTCCGGCACGTTTGAACTGGAAGCCGCCCCTTGGCAGCCACAGTGGCTGCCCAGCGACCCATTGAGCGCGGCGGAACAGCAAATCCCCCGCCGCACGAAACAGACCGTGCCGGCAGATCCCAGCCTGGTGACGCGATTCGGTCGTAACGCATACCTCTCGTCGAACCAGGCGGAAGCCGTCCGGGCCGTGATGTTGTCGCCGCCGGGAGCGATTCGCCTGGTCGTCCTGCCTACCGGCGCGGGCAAGAGCCTCGTCGGCATGGCCGCCTCGCTCTTGGGTATCGCCGAATCCGGCGGCACCTCGGTCGTGGTGGTGCCGACCATCGCCCTGGCCTTCGATCAGGTCCGGCAGGCCCGCGAACTGGGTGCCGGAATCCCGATCGACGCCTGGCATTCGGGGCTCAGTCGGTTGGAGCGGAAGACGATTTGGCAGCGGATGCGGGATGGGCAGCAGCGGGTCATTTTCTGCGCCCCGGAGAGCATTGTATCCGGCCTGGCCGAAACCCTCGAGGGTTTGGCGAGTTCGGGGCAGTTGCGCGCGTTCATTGTCGATGAAGCGCATCTTATCGGACAATGGGGCACGTCATTCCGCCCCGAGTTCCAATCGATGAGTGCGCTCTGGCGGAAACTGCGCCGCGTGTGTCCACCCGAGCGCCGGTTTCGGACCCTCCTGATGACGGCGACTTTGACGGAAGACAGCTTTGCGGATATCCAGCGATTCTTTGGCGATCCGGAAGACTTCGAAGTCTTGTCCGCGGTCTACCTGCGGCAGGAACCCCGCTATGGCCAAGTGCGCTGCGATTCGGCCGTGGTGCGCACCCAGGCCATCCTCGAGGCCTTGTTTCACGCCCCGCGTCCGGCGGTCCTTTATGTGACCCGGGTGGAGGAAGCGGAAACCTGGCTCCAGCGGTGCCGGCAGGCGTCGTGGAAACGGGTGGGGATGTTGCATGGCGAATGCGGGCCACTGGAACGGGCGCGGACCTTGCAGGCTTGGAATGCCAATGAACTCGATCTGATGATCGGCACCTCAGCGTTTGGCCTGGGCATGGATAAGGCGGATGTGCGGGCGGTCATTCACGCCTGCGTTCCCGAAACGGTCGATCGATTCTACCAGGAAGTCGGGCGGGGCGGACGCGACGGCAACGCCTGTGCTTCGCTGCTGATCTGGACCGAGGCGGATGTATTTGATGCCAAGAACCTGAGTTCCCCGCAGATCGTCGGCGCGGAAATCGGGTTCCAACGCTGGCAGAGCATGTGGGCGTCGCGGATCGATACACCGCAATGGCCTTACGTTAACCTCAACGCCAAGCGCCCCGGGGTAAAATGGGACGGCGAACGCAACCGAGAATGGAATCTGAAAACACTCCTTTTGCTGGCGCGCTCGGGCGTATTGGAAATCCAAAGCGGGTCTCCGCCGGGATCGGTCCAAAAGCCCGGCGAGGCAACCGAGGCCTACGAGGCGCGTCGCCAAGAGGAGCAGATAAGACTCGAGGCCTACGTGCCCGTGAACCTCCTGCAATCGAACCCGACGACAGCCCTGGCCTGGGACCAGCAAGTAGAGACCAACCGAGGCGATAGTCGAAGCAGCGCGTCCCGGAATTGGTCCCGGATGGAAGACCTGCTGCGCGGACGCCGGGGTCGCGACGACATCCTGCGCGAGGTCTACCAGGTCCCGGGTGCGGGTATCCATCACGTGGGAGAGGGACCGGAGGACGTTACCTTGAGCCCAACCCGGAAGCTGAACTGCGAAGTCTCTGCCAATTTGCAGCAAATGATGGCCGCCGGGGCCGCCAACCATCTGTTTGTGACCTACGCGGCCAACACCCCCCAACGGGAGCTTTTCACGCGACTCGTGGAATCGCTCAAACGATTGGCGAAAAACGGCATCCGCGAGATTGCCTTGCCGGCCCGGTGGCGCACTGAAACGATGTGGCCGGGCGCATTGCCAAATCCGCTCAATGTCATGACCAAGACCACGCCGGAAAACTTCCTGATTGTGCGCGACCTTGATGAACCGGATCCCGTTTTTGAAGGGTATTTGGCCGTGCCACGGGTATCCGTTTTGCCGCCGGAGCACGCCCCGGCGCCCATCCCGGAGCATCTCTATGCCCTCAGTCGCCCGGTTCACCTGATTATTGCACCGGAAGATTGCGCGGACCGGTTTCATCCGGGCCGTTACATAGGTGCCGGCACCCCCGGGGCCATTCGCTTGGAGACCCTGCTTAACGTTTTGCGGCAATGA
- the dpdE gene encoding protein DpdE has protein sequence MVNPHLGKFVRCKDNAWGIGKLIDSNRESVVIEYFDSPVAADRTTVRAPWSQVTRVKQLGEQTRVYYHDRSAGYWRIGRVQLHVADGEIFVQLPNSEQARLLERDVYVRWDRPLPEPWLHLAARVTETPYFHERRHRLLDHFVEQRAATGGMDALISAPVELELHQLEVVRRVLRDPVQRYLLADEVGLGKTIEAGIIARQHVLDFPSDHRVLIIAPASLIEQWKSEMRVRCLLAPEFGHRLEIISAEAFTAWQGNQPSFLIIDEAHQIGTGWTESASSPRHGLFEKVRQISAPTVCPNLLLLSATPIRRNEAGFFALLHLLDPAVYDLKNRAAFEGRVAKRQELADIFAAFTEDQQPFFLTSTAEQISAMFPDDARLSHLLGELRSSIEQDCALEVRAPQIRAIRAHMSETYRVHRRLLRNRRNESLQGLLPGRQGLVRLACDSGVIANAEKFVEAWRQRAANGMAGESAAEVAVFAAVYQVLLEAAWSDIESLATCFAARRALQKGLAAKRPTLPLDAERSRQLGAAPNFPGELEIIEEFEGRLPVLRDQQATRQKELITALQQMRAQKLRVVCMSISREFGDEFFKLAHAAMPGVVARHDPTKSDWRKVWDSVPEAILVCDALAEEGVNLQGKNSAILHLDLPFAPNRVEQRMGRLDRYGVGNPVKSFVLVTADAAYLDGWVTCLDQGWNVFRQSIASLQYLVEDLTRNVATKLFLEGVETLQHWTDELKAPGGVRDRELKAIQNQDELDALDLPATELSSDWLARLEQVDAKGDDFRRAFDEWMVEALQFIRVGERDRNDTVVRYHFRYPAKGDRCLMSAADIARWMGRAFDPLARHIDFSPPLTRPAAFVRQTALHRGAGLARLGHPLVDGLHGYLGCDDRGTCFAFWRKSPALAPTEVKLYFCFDFVVEADLASEQDDRQGVVVRSLRRRADAALPPFSETVWIGQDFSEPSPEIIAELSKPCVRGTDKNLNPSRWPKALARLGDCVWSDLCAEARDSAEKALRGRRNLDELAQAAYAEFERTTAMATEQIASRLAALATFPAEKAQLQRELATENKRVTEIAAGLRRPRLRLDAAGAVFLAGSAFEP, from the coding sequence ATGGTTAACCCACATCTTGGAAAATTTGTTCGCTGCAAGGATAACGCGTGGGGCATTGGCAAGCTGATCGATTCAAACCGCGAGAGCGTCGTCATCGAATACTTCGATTCCCCGGTGGCGGCAGATCGGACCACCGTGCGAGCGCCTTGGTCCCAGGTAACCCGGGTGAAGCAACTCGGAGAGCAAACCAGGGTTTACTACCATGATCGGTCTGCGGGTTACTGGCGGATTGGACGCGTCCAGTTACATGTGGCCGACGGTGAAATCTTCGTGCAGTTGCCAAATAGCGAGCAGGCGAGGTTGCTAGAGCGCGATGTGTATGTGCGGTGGGACCGGCCCCTGCCGGAACCTTGGCTGCACCTGGCGGCCCGCGTGACGGAAACCCCGTATTTTCACGAAAGGCGTCATCGACTGCTCGACCATTTCGTAGAACAGCGGGCCGCCACGGGAGGAATGGATGCTTTGATTTCGGCCCCGGTGGAATTGGAGCTTCACCAACTCGAAGTGGTTCGACGGGTGCTCCGCGATCCGGTCCAGCGGTATCTATTGGCCGATGAAGTCGGCTTGGGGAAAACGATTGAAGCCGGAATCATCGCGCGCCAACACGTGCTCGATTTTCCCTCTGATCATCGAGTGCTCATAATCGCTCCCGCGAGTCTGATCGAGCAGTGGAAGTCGGAAATGCGGGTTCGGTGTCTGCTCGCTCCGGAGTTCGGCCATCGGCTCGAGATCATATCCGCTGAGGCCTTTACCGCCTGGCAGGGCAATCAACCCAGCTTCCTCATAATCGACGAGGCCCACCAGATCGGCACTGGTTGGACCGAGTCGGCGTCAAGTCCACGACATGGCCTCTTTGAGAAGGTGCGCCAAATCTCGGCGCCGACGGTCTGCCCGAACCTGCTGCTGCTCTCGGCCACCCCGATTCGCCGCAACGAGGCGGGATTCTTTGCACTCCTGCATTTGCTCGATCCGGCCGTCTACGACCTGAAGAACCGGGCGGCCTTTGAAGGCCGGGTCGCCAAGCGGCAGGAACTGGCCGATATTTTCGCCGCATTCACGGAGGACCAGCAACCGTTCTTCCTGACCTCAACGGCCGAGCAGATTTCCGCGATGTTTCCGGACGACGCTCGTCTCAGCCATCTTCTGGGCGAATTGCGCTCGAGTATTGAGCAGGATTGCGCCCTTGAGGTCCGGGCACCGCAGATCCGGGCTATCCGGGCCCACATGAGTGAAACGTATCGCGTGCACCGACGCTTATTGCGCAATCGTCGCAATGAGAGCCTCCAGGGATTGTTGCCCGGGAGGCAAGGACTGGTGCGACTGGCCTGCGACAGCGGAGTTATCGCGAATGCGGAGAAGTTCGTCGAAGCTTGGCGGCAGCGAGCTGCCAATGGCATGGCGGGAGAATCCGCTGCCGAGGTCGCCGTGTTTGCGGCAGTCTACCAAGTTCTCCTCGAGGCCGCGTGGAGCGACATCGAGTCCCTCGCCACCTGCTTTGCTGCCCGCCGCGCCCTCCAGAAGGGTTTGGCCGCCAAACGCCCCACGTTGCCCCTGGACGCGGAGCGCAGTCGCCAACTCGGCGCCGCCCCCAATTTTCCCGGTGAACTGGAAATTATCGAGGAGTTTGAAGGCCGCCTGCCGGTCTTGCGTGATCAACAGGCAACCCGCCAGAAGGAACTGATTACGGCCCTCCAGCAAATGCGGGCGCAGAAACTGCGGGTGGTCTGCATGTCGATCAGCCGTGAATTTGGCGACGAATTCTTCAAATTGGCGCACGCCGCCATGCCCGGGGTGGTCGCCAGGCATGATCCGACGAAGTCCGATTGGCGGAAGGTCTGGGATTCGGTTCCCGAGGCCATCCTGGTGTGTGATGCCCTGGCCGAGGAAGGCGTGAACCTGCAGGGCAAGAACTCCGCCATCCTGCACCTCGACCTGCCGTTTGCGCCCAACCGGGTCGAGCAGCGCATGGGGCGGCTGGACCGTTACGGCGTGGGCAACCCGGTTAAATCGTTCGTGCTGGTTACCGCCGATGCGGCCTACTTGGACGGCTGGGTCACCTGCCTGGACCAAGGCTGGAATGTATTCCGGCAATCAATCGCCTCGCTTCAGTATCTGGTGGAAGACCTGACGCGAAACGTGGCGACCAAGCTCTTCCTGGAAGGGGTGGAAACCCTCCAGCATTGGACCGACGAACTCAAGGCGCCGGGCGGAGTCCGCGACCGGGAGTTGAAGGCGATTCAAAACCAGGATGAGTTGGACGCGCTGGACCTGCCGGCTACGGAACTGAGTTCGGACTGGCTGGCCCGGTTGGAACAGGTGGATGCGAAGGGCGATGACTTCCGCCGCGCCTTTGATGAATGGATGGTCGAAGCCCTGCAATTCATACGGGTAGGGGAGCGCGATCGGAACGACACCGTCGTGCGCTATCATTTTCGCTATCCGGCGAAGGGGGATCGCTGCCTGATGAGCGCCGCGGATATCGCGCGGTGGATGGGGCGAGCGTTCGATCCGCTCGCGCGGCATATCGATTTCAGCCCGCCATTGACCCGGCCGGCGGCCTTTGTTCGACAAACGGCCCTGCATCGCGGCGCGGGACTGGCCCGCCTCGGTCACCCCTTGGTGGACGGCCTGCACGGGTATCTGGGCTGTGACGATCGCGGCACTTGTTTCGCCTTTTGGCGAAAAAGCCCGGCGCTCGCCCCCACGGAGGTTAAGCTGTATTTCTGTTTTGATTTCGTGGTGGAAGCCGACCTCGCGAGCGAGCAGGACGACCGGCAGGGCGTCGTCGTCAGAAGTTTGCGTCGGCGGGCCGATGCGGCGCTCCCGCCTTTTTCCGAGACTGTCTGGATCGGCCAGGACTTTTCCGAGCCGTCCCCGGAAATCATCGCCGAATTGAGCAAGCCATGCGTGCGGGGGACCGACAAGAATCTCAATCCATCCCGATGGCCAAAGGCGCTCGCCCGGTTGGGTGACTGCGTCTGGAGCGACCTTTGCGCCGAAGCCCGGGATTCGGCGGAAAAGGCGCTGCGCGGTCGCCGGAACCTAGACGAACTTGCCCAAGCGGCCTACGCCGAATTCGAGCGAACGACGGCCATGGCCACGGAGCAGATTGCCAGTCGGTTGGCGGCGCTGGCCACGTTCCCCGCGGAAAAGGCCCAGTTGCAGCGCGAACTCGCCACCGAAAACAAGCGCGTCACGGAGATCGCCGCGGGACTCCGTCGTCCCCGCCTACGACTGGATGCGGCCGGGGCAGTTTTTCTAGCCGGCAGCGCTTTCGAACCATGA
- the dpdH gene encoding protein DpdH, which yields MAKLDLKDFWPTVENCRDCLFTEAEVAEDAVFLAVHQPMRILWKLHGVNTAGEVRNESDVLKAFLTPNPQSETLILPVIGGSGVGKSHLIRWLHANLRLRSDHATRHVVRIPKSASLRRVLDLILEELPDKEYGALRLKLAEAQLPPSLLEATRLLQANLLVSLKLAGQEAEQRRRDKRPLRDDDWRIAHCSDQGLIALLQDPQLGAHFAAQDGKTKGVLTRIADRCLHGSRDHDQGPQNQFFESDLAPVLLETQTAKVTRVYLGVLKQPKQLAAAVGFLNEVVDRAVAQLVDFRGVSLSELFEEIRRKLFKADRELVLLVEDFAVLAGIQGHLLDAMIKEGKHDGKQELCTMRTALAVTEGRLPESVMTRAKATWEIEHKPFQNETEAVNCFTDFVGGYLNAARWGADKLRKAYTSAGADEKRKAEWIPNFYDEHNAMLTEDKRKVIEAFGKSTRGDWLLFPFNRDAVHQLARKFLRAGDTFKYEPRLLINQLLRETLIPYRESFARGEFPPPGLHQFSENHLAVDVGRAIKAKAGASAGRVAVVAHFWGGDPRNVGQAAAMSPFILPSFGLPSVNWDAKAERRPIDSGPTPPTQRPTAEPEGDPEGPWRTVLDEWRTTGRIGQGDANRLRSFLDDAIHEWLDWEALLLRRVTVRNKRIYLPGAQQSNPVLEEALAVAATEADLKDGDRSLQFFGAMRAVARYHTQKSWGYAGGEQDEAIYANFVEHLATQAAAFYRRNGSEIKPEAAVPLAQALLLGARVLNLRGASANTDAENLAAIFAPVEAFQPSTLPDGWTNLRSVANQTRTDMQTLLLKLVGARQGGGQDAHAVNAVRLTQAIVQLRKSDWQLGEEADLKLFRDQSSSIVEHLRELKKIKTLAEQRKRWLLEWRELVIGAFGENFEPLQVGEQLREIIKAANDEGVFRPKEPSHESLRVRLREMGPIKDNLLQAAKATEADASLGVVLSAIAQSDEKTIEKVRLLVEDCRRFLKDTTSEVNGRLEDTPASLDDVAEKLDGLFKDYDELWAKAEEGTP from the coding sequence ATGGCTAAATTGGACCTCAAGGATTTCTGGCCCACGGTGGAAAACTGTCGGGACTGCCTCTTTACCGAGGCGGAGGTAGCGGAGGACGCCGTCTTCCTCGCAGTGCATCAGCCCATGCGGATCCTCTGGAAACTGCATGGCGTGAATACGGCCGGCGAAGTGCGCAACGAAAGCGACGTCCTCAAGGCGTTCCTCACCCCCAATCCCCAGAGCGAGACCTTGATCCTGCCGGTCATCGGCGGCTCGGGCGTCGGCAAATCCCACCTGATCCGGTGGCTGCACGCGAATCTCCGCCTGCGCAGCGACCATGCTACGCGCCATGTGGTCCGGATCCCCAAGAGCGCCAGCTTGCGCCGGGTCCTCGACCTGATTCTCGAGGAACTGCCCGACAAGGAATACGGCGCATTACGCCTCAAACTCGCGGAAGCGCAACTCCCGCCTTCGCTGCTGGAAGCGACCCGGCTCCTCCAGGCAAATTTGCTGGTTTCGCTGAAACTGGCCGGCCAGGAGGCCGAGCAACGCCGCCGGGACAAGCGCCCCCTGCGAGACGATGATTGGCGGATCGCGCATTGCTCGGACCAGGGGTTGATCGCCTTGTTGCAGGACCCGCAACTGGGGGCGCATTTCGCCGCGCAGGACGGCAAGACCAAGGGCGTGCTCACCCGCATCGCCGACCGCTGCCTGCACGGCAGTCGGGACCATGACCAGGGCCCCCAAAACCAGTTCTTCGAGTCGGATCTCGCGCCGGTTCTGCTCGAAACCCAAACCGCCAAGGTGACCCGCGTTTACCTGGGCGTGCTCAAGCAGCCCAAGCAACTGGCGGCCGCCGTCGGCTTCCTGAACGAAGTCGTCGATCGCGCGGTGGCCCAATTGGTTGATTTCCGGGGCGTGTCCTTGTCGGAACTCTTCGAGGAAATCCGGCGCAAACTCTTCAAGGCGGATCGCGAACTTGTCCTCTTGGTGGAAGATTTCGCGGTCCTGGCCGGCATCCAAGGGCATTTGCTCGATGCGATGATCAAGGAGGGTAAGCACGACGGTAAGCAGGAGTTGTGCACAATGCGCACCGCCTTGGCCGTGACGGAAGGTCGTTTGCCCGAGAGTGTCATGACCCGGGCGAAGGCCACCTGGGAGATCGAACACAAACCCTTCCAGAACGAAACCGAAGCGGTCAATTGCTTTACCGATTTCGTCGGGGGCTATCTCAACGCCGCCCGTTGGGGCGCGGATAAACTCCGCAAGGCCTACACCTCGGCCGGCGCCGACGAAAAACGGAAAGCCGAGTGGATCCCCAATTTCTACGACGAGCACAACGCGATGCTCACTGAGGACAAACGGAAAGTCATCGAGGCCTTTGGCAAATCCACGCGGGGCGACTGGCTGTTGTTCCCGTTCAACCGGGATGCGGTGCACCAACTGGCCCGCAAATTCCTGCGCGCGGGCGATACGTTCAAGTATGAGCCCCGCCTGCTCATCAACCAATTGCTCCGGGAGACGCTGATTCCTTACCGCGAGTCCTTCGCCCGCGGGGAATTCCCGCCGCCGGGCCTCCACCAGTTTTCCGAGAATCACCTGGCCGTCGATGTCGGCAGGGCCATTAAGGCGAAGGCCGGTGCTTCGGCCGGGCGCGTCGCGGTGGTGGCTCATTTCTGGGGCGGGGATCCCCGCAACGTGGGCCAGGCGGCCGCGATGTCCCCCTTTATTCTCCCGAGCTTCGGGTTGCCGTCCGTTAACTGGGACGCCAAAGCGGAACGACGGCCGATCGACTCAGGGCCGACTCCGCCCACCCAACGCCCCACCGCGGAACCGGAGGGTGATCCGGAGGGACCCTGGCGAACTGTGCTGGATGAGTGGCGCACCACCGGTCGGATCGGCCAAGGCGACGCGAACCGATTGCGTTCGTTCCTTGATGACGCGATCCACGAATGGCTCGATTGGGAGGCCTTGTTGCTTCGCCGCGTCACGGTTCGGAACAAGCGGATCTATCTTCCCGGTGCCCAGCAGTCCAATCCCGTGCTCGAAGAAGCGCTGGCCGTCGCGGCGACCGAAGCGGACCTGAAAGACGGGGACCGCTCACTGCAATTTTTCGGCGCGATGCGCGCCGTGGCGCGTTATCACACCCAGAAGTCGTGGGGCTATGCCGGCGGCGAGCAGGACGAGGCCATCTACGCCAATTTTGTCGAACACCTAGCAACACAGGCCGCCGCCTTTTACCGCCGGAACGGTTCCGAAATTAAGCCCGAGGCCGCTGTGCCCCTGGCGCAAGCATTGCTGCTCGGCGCGCGGGTGCTCAACCTGCGCGGTGCTTCCGCCAATACCGACGCGGAAAACCTCGCGGCCATTTTTGCCCCGGTGGAAGCCTTCCAGCCCAGCACCCTGCCGGACGGCTGGACCAACCTGCGGTCGGTCGCCAACCAAACCCGTACGGATATGCAAACCCTCCTGCTCAAGTTGGTGGGCGCACGGCAGGGCGGCGGACAGGATGCGCACGCAGTCAACGCGGTCCGACTCACGCAGGCAATCGTCCAACTCCGGAAATCCGACTGGCAACTCGGCGAGGAAGCCGACCTCAAATTATTCCGCGACCAGAGTTCGTCCATCGTCGAGCACCTCCGGGAGCTCAAAAAAATCAAGACCCTGGCGGAGCAGCGCAAACGCTGGCTGCTCGAGTGGCGCGAACTGGTCATCGGTGCCTTCGGCGAGAATTTCGAACCCCTGCAAGTGGGCGAACAACTCCGGGAGATCATCAAGGCCGCCAATGACGAGGGCGTATTCCGGCCGAAGGAGCCCAGCCATGAGTCCTTGCGCGTCAGGTTGCGCGAGATGGGGCCGATCAAGGACAACCTGCTCCAGGCTGCCAAGGCGACCGAAGCGGACGCCAGCCTCGGCGTTGTGCTGTCGGCGATCGCCCAAAGCGACGAGAAAACGATCGAGAAAGTGCGCCTCCTGGTCGAGGACTGCCGGCGGTTCCTGAAGGATACAACGAGCGAGGTGAACGGGCGCTTGGAGGATACTCCAGCGAGCCTCGATGATGTCGCCGAGAAACTCGATGGGTTGTTCAAGGATTACGACGAACTCTGGGCGAAGGCCGAGGAGGGGACCCCATGA
- the dpdG gene encoding protein DpdG yields the protein MHSVLIVLYELLLAEKTVARERVLGLCAPAGAVDPKQVTQTLNTWIEFGLFQEDAAKDISIHPDVRRDEKNIEQLATLTRRLVLRAENNKHLFATEKAKAADFTRAVCWLLAQDIYSMSFVGWEEVEKMLMQQLPADLLGDDQQNLRFITNRERWAPLKAWTVWFGFAWNGSYPGKVLVVDPTVAIRESLPEVFPRSGSTLTGRELVAALAEAIPVLDGGAYRVEIESRLREQTGPDAWVAPPNNQLSTSLTRALLRLIEEGTLKAVPKADAPEDTRVLLTGRNGAALQHFSHFSYHPKDRRYA from the coding sequence ATGCACAGCGTATTGATCGTGCTGTACGAACTCCTGTTGGCCGAGAAAACCGTCGCGCGAGAAAGGGTGCTCGGCCTCTGTGCGCCCGCCGGCGCCGTTGACCCCAAGCAGGTGACCCAGACGCTCAATACATGGATTGAGTTCGGCTTGTTCCAAGAGGACGCCGCCAAGGATATTTCGATCCATCCCGATGTCCGTCGGGATGAAAAGAATATCGAGCAGTTGGCCACCTTGACCCGCCGTCTGGTGCTTCGGGCGGAGAACAACAAGCATCTCTTCGCCACCGAGAAAGCGAAAGCGGCTGATTTCACCCGGGCCGTCTGCTGGCTGCTAGCCCAGGATATCTACTCAATGTCCTTTGTTGGTTGGGAAGAGGTGGAAAAAATGCTGATGCAACAGTTGCCGGCGGACCTGCTGGGCGATGACCAGCAAAACCTTCGCTTTATCACCAACAGGGAGCGGTGGGCGCCCCTCAAAGCCTGGACCGTCTGGTTTGGGTTCGCCTGGAACGGCTCGTATCCCGGCAAGGTGCTGGTGGTGGATCCCACCGTGGCGATCCGGGAATCTTTGCCGGAAGTATTCCCCCGGTCGGGTTCAACCCTGACGGGCCGGGAACTGGTCGCCGCCTTGGCGGAAGCCATCCCGGTCCTCGACGGAGGTGCCTACCGCGTGGAAATCGAATCGCGCCTCCGGGAGCAGACCGGGCCCGACGCCTGGGTCGCCCCGCCGAACAACCAGTTGTCCACGAGCCTGACCCGGGCGCTCTTGCGGTTGATCGAGGAAGGCACGCTGAAGGCCGTGCCGAAAGCCGATGCTCCTGAGGATACCCGAGTATTGCTCACGGGTCGGAATGGGGCAGCGCTGCAGCACTTCTCCCATTTTAGCTATCACCCCAAGGATAGGAGGTATGCCTAG